The stretch of DNA catttttatgactggaCTCAGCGATTTGGTCCGTTTTCCACATCACGGAAATCATAGGACCCTACATTTTGTAACTAAAGGTAgatcgatatatcggttttacaaaTTAATCGATGAcaaaagttgctttttggaactatcagttaccTTCACAAATCTATGCCGAAACATATATTTTTCAATTCTGCTACCATTAGAAAAATTGCGGCTTCTAGTGGCGAATCGATCACTAGTGGTAACCTCAGTATAAGCAGACCCATTCGCtgaatttttcaaaatgtattcacaTCCCAAGGCGTAATGGCCGCATCACCACACTACCGCCTATAGGTATTTGACACCTATCCTGAGTCGCTACAGTATCTTTGTATGTGTAACAAAAACATTGTAAGTGACAGTCAAACATTTTTGTTATAATAACAACATTTCcagtacaaataaatattttccaggacaattaGGTATTTTCCTCATTTTCCATGTCTTtcccatgactggaaaactgcaatGCAAAATTCTAATTGAATAtaaataacctaaaaaaaaattctgcttatcAAAAGAAACGTTTGTGACTAGTTATGAGAGGAAAATTTAGGATTCTCCATTGAACCGACCTCTGTGTCGGAGGCGTGTGGGTAAACTGAAGTAAACCTCCTCCATGTGAAGATGCAGTGCACGGTAAAACTCCTGACATGCCTCCTCGCCTTTCTCCTGTAGATGAGACAGCAGCTCTGCCAGCCTGATACAGGTGGGAACATCCAAATCCCTGAACTAATTTATTGGGGAAATAATTTAAAAATCATCATATTGTGGCATTGTATTGATcatatttaaaaaacacaaaacgCCATAAGTTAGATCCTTCAAAATGTTCACCAAAACCTAATTTCTATCTGATTTAATGTAGACTTTGTCCGTTcgaaatcagtctggccattctctcatgacctctctcatcaacaactcTCTCatgcgtttccatccgcagaactgccgctcactgaatgtttttgaatttgagtaaattctagagacttttacgcttgaaaatccaaggagatcagcagttacagaaatactcaaaccagcacatctggcatcaacaatcattcatgcgattatctaatcagctaattatgtggcagcagtatatgcataaaatcatacatatacgggtcagcagcttcagttaaccctctggggtctgagggtgttttttgccctggagaagttttgacatgccttgacatttgtgcttttttcagttgcttaaaaacatattaatggcttaagtctgataacactgtattcattacaaactgggctacaataatgtgagcaacatgtgtgtacatgtttgtatttttgagaaaataatgtttatgcatgttttttgaaaaaaaacaaacattttaaattattaaaataaagccatataacacatactaaacatttgtccccAAGCCTTTTAAGAAATtgtatcttgtagcctagagtttttgctacacagttatgtgaaaaccatcctgatcactcattcatacaaaacaatacagtaatttaacttttgtaagacaatttttgtgtttggatcatatgtgaggaggcgtgaactatcatgaatattgaataCCTGAgaagacaaaagacccctcccctgggcctatcaatgaggaatgtgacagaaagagaaggaatgtgaggagacttaatgatcaaaatcaagttttaaattaaaagtaatctgattatacattttctttacataaagactttacttaattttagacctacactaccgtttaaaagtagtctcttctgctcaccaagactgcatttatttgatccaaaatacagtaaaaagagTGATATTGTAAACAatattctatttgaatatattgtaaaatgcaatttgtgattttcagcatcatttctgcagtcttcagtgtcaaatgatccttcagatatcattataatatgcagattttctaatattggcatatttaaagtgcattttactcacttaacctgaacacatatttacaagcacaagctttgttgatgatagtgaggcagcataaacactagttaaaatattatctaaacattcatattattttcatatcatatttatatcatacagcatataatttaaatgtaactaaaacttgcttattaggacctatttcaaatttcaatactctgaatcctggctggcaagtctggaaacagtcccactagtaaaatatgtacatgtttacataaaatagcatgtcaactaatgaaaattaaatggcttactcgtccgaaattgcaTCCTcgactggatcaagtctctcttcaaaatacaaatgttcatcggagtcccgctctacttcggaggaaaatgttaactctcttcgtcactatccaggagctttctcacttgtgtatcgtgctgtcttttaAAGGTGCAGATAAGTGAAAGAACTATATGTTTTCACGACACAGTCAGGGGTGTTTAatatttgatttgatcgtctcagcacattagtctATGAATGgagcgctctgctggtgggtgtgatcacattagagataattagctgagctaggagaaactgtaaattgctttgtttcatacagataacattgcaggagaatatttgttttaaattgtaattgttttatttaaaagtagacctTTCAAGCTTTccttagacatatgtttcatgtttgtgtggtaagtatttgcggagtttcagttcatttttgtgacgtgtttcagaaatatgctcactAACACAGAGACTCTACGGAAAGCTcgccatttttattttctttattttacaaaagcacaaggttttgttgttactgtgagtgtacacaaataaaagtagaccctttatagtcacTAATGATCTcatacacttatctgtatgcctcaaaatgacggagaattttatgttgtgtccgctgtaatgacgaaataaatccagcaggatgcgtcGGCACGTCCGTCGACCTCCGagggttaatgttcacatcaaccatcagaatggggaaaaaatgtgatttcgtgatttggagcgtggcatgattgttggtgccagatgggctggtttcagtatttctgtaactgctgatattctgtaattttcacacacaacagtctctagaatttactccaaatggtgaaaaaaacaaaaaacaacctgtGAGCAGCAGCTATGTGGACagaaattccttgttgatgagagagttcaatggagaatggccagattggttcgaactgacaaagtctacagtaactcagataaccgctctgtaaaattgtggttgGTGctaaggggacctacacaatattaggcatgtggttttaatgttgtggctgatcggtgtagtgTGGGTTATTTGCCAAAAATGTGTCAATTTTTTTAGAAAAAACCCCAAATAAAAAAAGTCtctaattattcataaataatattatttatgtttataatcttatgatgaaaaaagctttttttgtCCTAAATTTGCAAGCAtgcaattctggttctgttctctctgcaaaaaagtatttttctctggaaaaatcattttaaatccTTCAATATCACCGTCCTTGGCCTCGGAGTAGACAAGAAACTCAATCTAGATGTCATTAGAAAGCCGAGATCCTCCcgaaacattttatcatcaatagtcaatcAAATCTTTCTGATGATTTGTGTAGCACGCTTTTCCTGCTTGGTTGCATAGATTGTTCTGATAATATAAGATATACcactggattattcacacaagcaagtaAAAACTAGCTCATTTAGTATAAAACTGCCTAAAGTAAGAGCAGATATAGAGCCAGTAGCTATTTGGGGCaaacagcagcagtgatcggtgCATAAGTGACGGTTGTATTTGCCGTCTTCAAGAAATTATATTTCagtttgtaattattttgaaaatctcatctaaaataaaattacagtatattactGGTAAATATGATTCCCAtggcacattttaaaatgtattttaaaggggTGATTATATTTGAAAGTAAAAATCACACATGAGCTAAAACTATCATGTTTCAGAATAGTTGAATAGGTTAAGAATCCACACAGCTGTGCAAGTGTACAGCACTTGCACAGAAAAGGATAGTGACAGTTGATCTGTCTGAATCTGACCTATTACCTTGGTGGCCTCCTTGTCAGTCAGGACCTGTGGGTAGATCCTGTTGAGCTGCAGAATGAGTTTATCCACCAGCTCTGTGTCCAGACGCAGGTCCGATTTCAAGAACCGGCTGTCTCTCCGCAGATGTTCATGGAAGCTTTCTGTAATTTACAGAATTAAGCCATTTAATGATTTTTTATAATTCATTGTGTATGTAATACTGGCAATATAGCATGTTTTGGGATTTTAGAAGATAAAGTAACCCATTTCCCTAATATTTTGAGAATGTACTTCATGAATGCATTGCGCATATCGGCCAGAATGTGGGGCCACCTGGAAATGGATATTCAAGACTGTCAAATGTTCTGTGAGGTAACAATAAGGGTTATTCTTCTCCATTGTGGGCCTTAAGGCGCTTTTTGTGTTCTTAAATAACCTTTAAATTGCTATAAAGCTTCTAAAATACACGGTATTAGACACAATAATAGAGCGAAAGTATTGGCGTAACAAAACTAGTGGAAGCTATTTATGCCACGTGAGCAATTTGTAGGCTATATGGATCCTGTGTAGAGCAAATTTCATAAAGTGCATATCATAAAATTGAAAGCTCTTACCTCCCGTATGAATATTGTTTCACAAGCGCAACAAGTAGGCTATGAAATTGAGCTTGCTGTTTAGCTACCTTGAGGTGTTTACGGTACATGCTATGAGAATGAGTTCATAAAATACAtctagccaaatacattttagtgtAGCTCTTGGATCTAGGTTTTTGAGTATTAATGTCAGTGACATAGCACAATTGCTTAGTCTCTGTATATCATCGCTAGAAAACACTAGTTATTAGTTAATAATTATACCAAAACTGCAGTTAATAAATTAAAGTTTGACTGACCTCCCATTCTGAAGTCCACTCTGCTGTCTTTTGTTTGGAAACGCCCATAACATTGTTTATGGAGGGGATGAGACAATGCTGTGAATTACCGGAAATTCCGTGTTTTTTCTTTATTGCAGAATTTACAAACAAACATGGCAACATATAATCCACAACTTCAGTATAAGGATATATTGAAAACATTCAGAGGAAACATCTCTTAATAACgtgaataaaaaatttatttaaaaaaatgaaataaataaataacccagtGATAAGGCATTGTCGTACCAGGGGAGAATTCAGTCTAAGTTCAGTTATTTTC from Xyrauchen texanus isolate HMW12.3.18 chromosome 39, RBS_HiC_50CHRs, whole genome shotgun sequence encodes:
- the LOC127632469 gene encoding caspase recruitment domain-containing protein 19-like isoform X1, which encodes MGESFHEHLRRDSRFLKSDLRLDTELVDKLILQLNRIYPQVLTDKEATKFRDLDVPTCIRLAELLSHLQEKGEEACQEFYRALHLHMEEVYFSLPTRLRHRESGDPVTRPTDRYVLNNRSPLFFLSCFSVAVGVALLYYYGESREVSGSSSALGLAALGLGRKVREVLIWYTEDGK
- the LOC127632469 gene encoding caspase recruitment domain-containing protein 19-like isoform X2 yields the protein MGESFHEHLRRDSRFLKSDLRLDTELVDKLILQLNRIYPQVLTDKEATKEKGEEACQEFYRALHLHMEEVYFSLPTRLRHRESGDPVTRPTDRYVLNNRSPLFFLSCFSVAVGVALLYYYGESREVSGSSSALGLAALGLGRKVREVLIWYTEDGK